From a region of the Falsiruegeria litorea R37 genome:
- a CDS encoding class I SAM-dependent methyltransferase gives MSVRLSLALDSGDLLPCDAISVVLPTPDHDLGVLPKTAQIVQPFKPFHDHFQAQGFACVPDSDDACDLAIVFVSRAKALARDLVARACLRCSGWVVIDGAKTDGIDSLIKDIRKRVDVSGPISKAHGKIFWFRGQESDFSDWIAPGPQVVDGFQTAPGVFSADGIDPASALLSQALPDKLGRRVVDLGAGWGFLSAQVLKNAKVEQLDLVEADQTALACARANITDSRARFHWADALNWRAAEPVDTVVTNPPFHTSRAADPALGRGFIATAARLLAPSGQLWLVANRHLSYEAALTELFGQVNEVAGDNRFKILHATRPARTRR, from the coding sequence ATGTCTGTCCGCTTGTCTCTGGCGCTCGATTCGGGCGATCTGCTGCCGTGTGATGCTATCTCGGTCGTTTTGCCGACCCCGGATCACGATCTGGGCGTGTTGCCCAAGACCGCGCAGATCGTGCAGCCCTTCAAACCGTTTCACGATCATTTTCAGGCGCAGGGTTTTGCCTGTGTACCCGACAGCGATGACGCCTGCGATCTGGCGATTGTCTTTGTGTCGCGCGCCAAGGCGTTGGCCCGGGATCTTGTGGCGCGGGCCTGCCTGCGGTGTTCAGGCTGGGTGGTGATCGACGGGGCCAAGACAGATGGTATCGACAGCCTGATCAAGGACATCCGCAAGCGGGTTGATGTGTCTGGCCCGATTTCCAAAGCACATGGCAAGATTTTCTGGTTTCGCGGGCAAGAGTCTGATTTTTCTGATTGGATCGCGCCCGGACCCCAGGTTGTCGACGGGTTCCAAACCGCGCCAGGTGTTTTCTCGGCCGATGGCATTGATCCTGCTTCGGCCCTGCTGTCACAGGCCTTGCCGGACAAGCTGGGCCGTCGGGTGGTTGATCTGGGCGCCGGGTGGGGATTTCTGTCCGCCCAGGTCCTGAAGAACGCCAAAGTCGAACAGCTGGATCTGGTCGAGGCCGACCAAACTGCACTTGCCTGTGCGCGGGCAAACATCACCGATTCACGCGCACGATTTCACTGGGCAGATGCACTGAATTGGCGGGCGGCCGAGCCTGTGGACACAGTTGTCACCAATCCTCCGTTTCACACATCCCGTGCGGCTGATCCGGCGCTGGGGCGCGGATTCATCGCTACGGCTGCGCGTCTCTTGGCGCCTTCGGGGCAGCTTTGGCTGGTGGCCAACCGCCACCTTTCTTACGAGGCCGCGCTGACCGAGCTATTCGGGCAGGTCAACGAAGTCGCAGGCGACAATCGGTTCAAAATCCTGCACGCCACCCGTCCTGCTCGCACCCGGCGCTGA
- a CDS encoding SDR family NAD(P)-dependent oxidoreductase, whose protein sequence is MSFSIAGKTAIVTGAANGIGLAIGRHFAEMGANVMFADMDEKSLISELGEQADEGNVRYFAGDLREKLTIANLLSATLDAFDQIDVLVNGARQVAPSDPLDADDASVRTLLDQNLFPALRLSQLVSKRMIKQSEDQDEGTAGSIINLSSIAARRTHPELLGYSVSSAALDQMTRSLAVALAPNRIRVNSIALGSVMSASLQNALKDNRDARTDIENHTPLSRIASPTELTEAAQFLASDASAFMTGQILTLDGGRTLLDPVGAAAH, encoded by the coding sequence ATGTCCTTTTCCATCGCAGGCAAAACCGCAATCGTCACCGGCGCTGCCAATGGCATTGGTCTGGCCATCGGGCGCCATTTTGCTGAAATGGGCGCAAACGTCATGTTCGCGGACATGGACGAGAAAAGCCTGATCAGTGAATTGGGCGAACAGGCGGATGAAGGGAATGTGCGCTATTTCGCAGGAGATCTGCGTGAAAAACTGACGATTGCCAATCTGCTGTCGGCCACATTGGATGCCTTTGATCAGATTGACGTGTTGGTAAATGGCGCGCGTCAAGTGGCCCCGTCGGACCCACTGGATGCAGACGATGCCTCGGTCCGCACATTGCTGGATCAGAACCTCTTTCCTGCCCTGCGGCTGAGCCAGCTAGTGTCCAAGCGCATGATCAAGCAGTCCGAGGATCAGGACGAAGGCACGGCAGGCTCGATCATCAACCTGTCCTCTATAGCTGCGCGACGCACGCACCCCGAGTTACTTGGGTATTCGGTGTCATCGGCTGCATTGGATCAGATGACCCGGTCGCTGGCGGTGGCCCTGGCGCCGAACCGCATCCGGGTGAATTCTATCGCGCTGGGCTCGGTCATGAGCGCGTCGTTGCAGAACGCGCTCAAGGACAACCGCGACGCGCGGACCGATATCGAAAACCACACCCCGCTGTCACGGATCGCCTCGCCGACAGAATTGACTGAGGCAGCGCAGTTTCTGGCCTCGGACGCGTCCGCCTTCATGACGGGACAGATCCTGACACTGGACGGGGGACGCACGTTGCTCGATCCCGTTGGCGCCGCAGCACACTAA
- the hemF gene encoding oxygen-dependent coproporphyrinogen oxidase, translated as MFETEKTTAAAWFRSLRDEIVACFEALEESHSTGPFSEMEPGRFEVTPTKRMADDGSDAGGGLMSVMRGGRVFEKVGVNVSEVHGTLGERAQTAMAARKGIPGMKEDPRFWASGISLVAHMRNPHVPAVHMNTRMFWTPHAWWFGGGSDLNPCLEYDEDTAHFHAEQKRHLDPHGLAHYPRLKEWADEYFYIPHRKRARGVGGIFMDDYCTDNWQADFELTQDIGRAFLPAFVPLVERRREMAFSDADKDAQLVHRGLYAEYNLVYDRGTKFGLETGHDPDAVLMSLPPLAKWV; from the coding sequence ATGTTCGAGACAGAAAAAACCACCGCCGCCGCATGGTTTCGCAGCCTGCGTGATGAGATTGTCGCTTGCTTTGAAGCGCTGGAAGAGAGCCATTCCACAGGCCCCTTCTCCGAGATGGAGCCCGGCCGGTTCGAGGTGACCCCGACCAAACGCATGGCCGATGACGGATCGGACGCAGGCGGCGGGTTGATGTCCGTCATGCGCGGCGGGCGAGTGTTCGAAAAAGTCGGTGTAAACGTCTCTGAGGTGCACGGCACACTTGGCGAGCGCGCGCAGACAGCCATGGCGGCACGAAAGGGCATCCCCGGCATGAAAGAGGACCCGAGGTTCTGGGCCAGCGGGATCTCTCTGGTGGCTCACATGCGCAACCCCCACGTGCCTGCGGTGCATATGAACACGCGCATGTTCTGGACACCACATGCCTGGTGGTTCGGCGGCGGGTCGGATTTGAACCCCTGTCTGGAATACGACGAGGATACCGCACATTTCCATGCCGAGCAGAAGCGTCACCTCGACCCGCACGGGCTGGCGCATTATCCGCGGCTCAAGGAATGGGCGGACGAGTATTTCTATATCCCGCACCGCAAACGGGCGCGGGGTGTTGGTGGTATCTTTATGGACGACTACTGCACCGACAACTGGCAGGCGGACTTTGAGCTGACTCAGGACATCGGGCGCGCCTTTCTGCCTGCTTTTGTGCCGTTGGTCGAGCGTCGGCGCGAAATGGCGTTTTCCGATGCGGACAAGGATGCACAGCTGGTGCATCGCGGGCTCTATGCCGAATACAATCTTGTCTATGACCGGGGCACCAAGTTTGGTCTTGAGACCGGCCACGACCCGGATGCCGTGCTGATGAGCCTGCCACCCTTGGCAAAGTGGGTTTAA
- a CDS encoding fatty acid desaturase family protein yields MTPGKAYLSTEEIRPLAERSDAMGVWLTLHCWGTIALALALFGLWSNPVTFLIAVIVIGSRQLGLAILMHEAAHNALFKSRKLNDLVGEWLCGRPILAELAAYRHYHLTHHRFTQTDKDPDLVLSSKFPTSHASLKRKFSRDLTGRTGSKQLLGQIMRSFQLAGDKEAMESAASDFAQSFKAPQFWKSMPVFIGVMVIMGLIGDWWWGLAFWLLPYLTWFQFVLRVRNIAEHGATEQSENPLQNVRTTMAGPLARLLVAPYWVNYHLEHHMVMHVPCYNLPKMHEALLGKGLGPQMKTADSYGASLREAGWRSA; encoded by the coding sequence ATGACACCTGGAAAGGCGTATCTGAGCACCGAAGAAATCCGCCCGCTGGCCGAGCGGTCGGACGCCATGGGCGTCTGGCTGACGTTGCATTGCTGGGGCACGATTGCACTGGCTTTGGCACTCTTTGGACTTTGGTCCAACCCTGTGACATTCCTGATTGCGGTCATCGTGATTGGCTCGCGCCAGCTTGGCCTGGCGATCCTGATGCACGAGGCCGCACACAATGCTCTGTTCAAAAGCCGCAAGCTGAATGACCTGGTTGGCGAATGGCTCTGCGGACGCCCGATCCTGGCCGAGTTGGCCGCTTACAGGCACTATCACCTGACCCATCACCGTTTCACGCAGACGGACAAAGACCCCGATTTGGTTTTGTCGTCCAAGTTCCCGACTTCGCATGCATCACTCAAACGCAAGTTCAGCCGCGATCTGACCGGTCGCACCGGGTCCAAGCAGCTGTTGGGTCAGATCATGAGATCTTTCCAATTGGCAGGCGACAAAGAGGCGATGGAATCTGCGGCCTCGGATTTCGCGCAAAGTTTCAAAGCCCCGCAGTTTTGGAAATCGATGCCCGTGTTCATTGGCGTCATGGTCATTATGGGCCTGATCGGTGATTGGTGGTGGGGGCTGGCCTTTTGGCTGCTGCCCTACTTGACCTGGTTCCAGTTTGTCCTGCGCGTGCGCAATATCGCCGAACACGGTGCAACCGAGCAATCCGAGAACCCCTTGCAGAACGTGCGCACGACGATGGCCGGGCCGCTGGCGCGGTTGCTGGTGGCGCCTTATTGGGTCAACTATCATCTTGAACATCACATGGTCATGCATGTGCCCTGCTATAACCTGCCCAAGATGCATGAGGCCCTATTGGGCAAAGGGCTTGGCCCCCAGATGAAGACCGCCGACAGTTATGGCGCCTCGCTGCGCGAGGCCGGATGGCGATCTGCATAG
- the hemC gene encoding hydroxymethylbilane synthase produces MTAQLPTPASPLKIGTRGSPLALAQAYETRNRLMAAHDLPDDAFEIVVITTTGDNRAMIDADRPLKEIGNKGLFTKEIEEAMVRRDIDIAVHSTKDMPTVQPAGLILDTFLPREDVRDAFISPGASSIADLVTGATVGTSSLRRRAQLLNRRPDLKVVEFRGNVQTRLKKLADGVAECTFLALAGLNRLDMADVPATAIAPEDMLPAIAQGAISIERRVDDNRTADLLATIHDHETEQRLNAERAFLAALDGSCETPIAGLAEIDGTTLRLRGEVLRPDGSEVIRDDQTCAVEDGAKLGREMAAKLLAQAGQGFFEWRS; encoded by the coding sequence ATGACAGCACAGCTTCCTACCCCCGCGTCCCCGCTCAAGATCGGCACCCGTGGCTCTCCTCTGGCCTTGGCCCAGGCCTATGAGACCCGCAATCGGCTGATGGCCGCGCATGACCTGCCCGATGACGCGTTTGAGATCGTGGTGATCACAACCACCGGCGACAACCGCGCCATGATCGACGCAGATAGACCGCTCAAAGAGATCGGCAACAAGGGGCTGTTCACCAAGGAAATCGAAGAGGCGATGGTACGGCGCGACATTGACATCGCCGTGCATTCGACCAAGGACATGCCGACCGTGCAACCGGCCGGGCTGATCCTGGATACCTTCCTGCCGCGCGAAGATGTGCGCGACGCGTTCATCTCACCCGGCGCATCCTCGATTGCCGATCTGGTGACAGGCGCGACTGTTGGAACCTCGTCCCTGCGCCGTCGGGCACAACTGCTGAACCGGCGGCCCGACCTGAAGGTGGTGGAATTCCGCGGCAACGTGCAGACCCGCCTGAAAAAGCTGGCCGATGGCGTGGCCGAATGCACGTTCCTTGCGCTTGCAGGCCTCAACCGGTTGGACATGGCCGACGTGCCCGCGACTGCGATCGCCCCCGAAGATATGCTGCCTGCCATTGCCCAAGGTGCGATCAGCATCGAACGCCGCGTCGACGATAATCGCACCGCCGATCTGCTGGCCACCATCCATGACCATGAGACCGAGCAGCGTCTGAACGCGGAACGTGCCTTTTTGGCCGCGCTCGATGGCTCTTGCGAAACCCCCATTGCCGGGCTGGCCGAGATTGATGGCACCACCCTGCGTCTGCGCGGCGAGGTGCTGCGCCCGGATGGGTCCGAAGTGATCCGTGATGATCAAACCTGCGCAGTCGAAGACGGTGCCAAACTGGGACGCGAAATGGCCGCCAAACTGCTGGCACAGGCGGGCCAAGGGTTTTTCGAATGGCGGTCGTAA
- the hemE gene encoding uroporphyrinogen decarboxylase, translating to MAEQKKLLQALAGEVQDVPPIWMMRQAGRYLPEYRATRAQAGDFLSLCYNPELAAEVTLQPIRRYGFDAAILFADILLVPQALGADLWFVTGEGPRLSTITSQADFDALKPTSDIHETLNPIYETVRILSRELPSETTLIGFAGAPWTVATYMIAGRGTPDQGPAHALREGNTAVFEALLGRITEATIEYLSMQIEAGAEVVKIFDSWAGSLKGEAFDKYALEPARVITAALKKRYPHIPIIGFPREAGDKYVGFARAAGVDCVALDNSVSPEWAARNVQVDGCVQGNLASRHMVTGGQDLIDETRAIVKAFSGGPHIFNLGHGITPDADPANVQLMIDTVREGARG from the coding sequence ATGGCCGAACAAAAGAAACTGCTGCAGGCGTTGGCGGGTGAGGTACAGGATGTGCCGCCGATCTGGATGATGCGGCAGGCCGGGCGCTATCTGCCCGAGTACCGTGCGACCCGCGCACAGGCTGGGGATTTTCTGTCGCTTTGCTACAACCCTGAATTGGCCGCCGAAGTGACGCTACAGCCGATACGTCGCTATGGCTTTGACGCCGCGATTCTTTTTGCCGACATTCTGCTGGTTCCGCAGGCCTTGGGGGCCGATCTGTGGTTTGTCACTGGCGAGGGTCCGCGCCTGTCGACCATCACGTCTCAAGCAGATTTCGACGCGCTTAAACCGACCAGTGACATTCACGAGACCCTGAACCCGATCTATGAAACCGTCCGCATCCTGTCGCGCGAGTTGCCGTCCGAGACCACATTGATCGGCTTTGCGGGCGCGCCCTGGACCGTTGCAACTTATATGATCGCAGGGCGGGGCACCCCGGACCAAGGCCCGGCGCATGCGCTGCGCGAGGGGAACACGGCTGTGTTCGAGGCGTTGCTTGGGCGGATCACCGAAGCGACGATTGAATACCTTTCAATGCAGATCGAGGCGGGCGCAGAAGTGGTCAAGATCTTTGACAGCTGGGCTGGGTCGCTCAAGGGCGAAGCATTCGACAAATACGCGTTGGAGCCCGCCCGGGTGATAACGGCGGCACTAAAAAAGCGGTATCCGCATATTCCGATCATTGGGTTCCCGCGCGAAGCGGGTGATAAATACGTGGGTTTTGCCAGGGCGGCCGGTGTCGATTGCGTTGCGCTGGACAATTCCGTCTCGCCCGAGTGGGCCGCTAGGAACGTTCAGGTTGACGGTTGCGTGCAGGGCAACCTGGCCTCGCGCCACATGGTGACAGGCGGTCAGGATCTGATCGATGAGACGCGCGCGATCGTAAAGGCGTTTTCAGGTGGGCCGCATATCTTCAACCTGGGTCACGGGATCACACCGGATGCTGATCCCGCCAACGTGCAGTTGATGATCGACACCGTGCGCGAAGGGGCGCGCGGATAG
- a CDS encoding CaiB/BaiF CoA transferase family protein — translation MLNGIRIIEIEGLGPGPFAAMLLADLGADVIVVHRMGGAVTPGMPERSLLDRGKRSIALDLKDADDLETLKALIATADGLIEGFRPGVMEKLGVGPEVCHLVNPRLVFGRMTGWGQSGPLETVAGHDLNYISLSGALWYGSAPGDAPQTPATLVGDIGGGAMYLVAGLLAGILNARTTGEGTVVDAAIYDGSAHMMNLLMSLRQTGNLSGTRGRSLLDGPHWSRTYRCADGGYMTVQCLEPKFYALFLDLMGLADDPDFQQQYNPKLWQTLTDRLTGLFASHPRDHWAEIFVGTDACVAPVLSPEEAQSHPMNAARQTWQAPDDTLQAAGAPRFSNYEWSPRPSPKRGEHDADIRASLKG, via the coding sequence ATGCTGAACGGCATCCGTATCATCGAAATCGAAGGGCTTGGGCCAGGCCCCTTTGCCGCCATGCTGCTGGCCGATCTGGGCGCCGATGTGATCGTGGTGCACCGAATGGGCGGTGCCGTGACCCCGGGCATGCCCGAACGTTCGCTCTTGGATCGTGGCAAACGGTCGATTGCGCTTGACCTCAAGGATGCCGATGACCTGGAAACGCTCAAGGCGTTGATCGCCACCGCCGACGGGCTGATCGAAGGGTTCCGTCCCGGCGTGATGGAAAAGCTTGGGGTCGGTCCGGAAGTATGCCACCTGGTGAACCCGCGCCTGGTCTTTGGCCGCATGACCGGCTGGGGCCAATCCGGCCCGCTAGAGACGGTGGCAGGTCACGACCTGAATTACATCTCGCTTTCGGGTGCGCTCTGGTACGGCTCAGCCCCTGGCGACGCGCCACAAACGCCCGCCACACTGGTGGGCGACATCGGCGGTGGGGCGATGTATCTGGTTGCAGGCCTGCTGGCGGGCATCCTGAATGCGCGTACCACCGGCGAAGGGACCGTGGTCGACGCCGCCATCTACGACGGCTCGGCCCATATGATGAACCTGCTCATGAGCCTGCGCCAAACCGGCAACCTGTCCGGCACGCGCGGACGCAGCCTGCTCGATGGCCCACACTGGAGCCGCACCTACCGCTGCGCAGACGGGGGTTACATGACAGTGCAATGCCTCGAGCCAAAGTTCTACGCGCTTTTCCTGGACCTCATGGGCCTCGCAGATGACCCCGACTTCCAGCAGCAATACAACCCCAAACTCTGGCAAACCCTGACCGACCGCCTGACAGGCCTATTTGCCAGCCATCCGCGCGATCACTGGGCCGAGATTTTTGTGGGAACCGATGCCTGCGTTGCCCCGGTTCTCAGCCCCGAAGAGGCGCAATCCCACCCGATGAACGCCGCCAGACAAACCTGGCAGGCCCCCGATGACACATTGCAAGCCGCTGGCGCCCCGCGGTTCTCAAACTACGAATGGTCGCCACGCCCCAGCCCAAAACGTGGCGAGCACGATGCCGACATCCGCGCCAGCCTGAAAGGCTGA
- a CDS encoding DMT family transporter: MSASPATRPGVGIAFILVGMFAISINDMLIKQLSGGYPLHQTVFLRSSIGIMLSMVFLYFEGGVSLLKTRHPTLHIIRCLMVVASNMSFFVALATLPLADVTALFFAAPLFITVLSIPVLGEKVGVMRLSAVVVGFAGVILMQRPWEGSDSATADRIVLLLPVLAALTYAINQVMTRKLGATTKASALAVYIQGMFIIVSVGFFVFAGDGRYAEGLENASWVFLLRAWVWPETQDWYLFIGLGLNSGIVGYCLAQAYRMADAATVAPFEYIGLPLAVFWGWLFWSEFPAPAVWVGMAMIMGSGLFVFLREKQKARRVARAEIKGRY, encoded by the coding sequence ATGTCAGCGTCACCAGCGACCCGCCCCGGCGTGGGCATTGCCTTTATTCTGGTCGGAATGTTCGCGATCTCGATCAACGACATGCTGATCAAACAGCTTTCAGGCGGCTATCCCTTGCATCAAACGGTGTTCTTGCGTTCGTCGATTGGCATCATGCTGTCGATGGTCTTTCTCTACTTCGAGGGTGGCGTTTCTTTGCTCAAGACCCGCCACCCCACCCTCCACATCATCCGATGCTTGATGGTCGTTGCCTCGAATATGAGCTTTTTCGTGGCTCTTGCGACACTGCCACTGGCGGATGTTACCGCGTTGTTTTTTGCAGCCCCCCTGTTCATCACCGTCCTGTCGATCCCGGTTTTGGGAGAGAAGGTCGGAGTTATGCGCCTGTCGGCTGTTGTTGTCGGCTTTGCAGGGGTGATCCTGATGCAACGCCCGTGGGAGGGCAGCGACAGTGCCACCGCAGACCGTATCGTGCTGTTGCTTCCGGTTCTTGCGGCGCTGACTTATGCCATCAACCAGGTGATGACCCGCAAGTTGGGGGCCACGACCAAAGCCTCTGCGCTTGCCGTCTATATCCAAGGCATGTTCATCATCGTCTCGGTTGGCTTCTTCGTATTTGCTGGGGACGGGCGCTATGCTGAGGGGCTGGAAAACGCCAGCTGGGTCTTTCTACTGCGGGCATGGGTCTGGCCGGAAACGCAGGATTGGTATCTGTTCATCGGACTTGGGTTGAACTCGGGAATTGTCGGCTATTGTCTGGCCCAAGCCTATCGCATGGCCGATGCAGCCACTGTGGCACCGTTCGAGTACATAGGGCTGCCGCTGGCCGTGTTTTGGGGTTGGCTGTTTTGGTCCGAGTTTCCCGCACCTGCCGTATGGGTTGGTATGGCGATGATCATGGGGTCCGGCCTTTTTGTCTTCCTGCGTGAGAAACAAAAAGCACGCCGCGTGGCCCGGGCCGAGATCAAGGGCCGCTACTGA
- a CDS encoding CoxG family protein translates to MQMSDKRVIKAEPAAVYVALLNPDVLKACVPGAQELSGNPQDGYEATVVQKVGPVKATFKGAVTMSDMVENQSLNIAGEGKGGAAGFAKGGASVSLTPVEGGTELAYDVEAKVGGKLAQLGSRLIDGFAKKMADQFFANLQEQLEGPADEAGEETGEEKKSWLGKLRGRD, encoded by the coding sequence ATGCAGATGAGCGACAAGCGCGTGATCAAGGCGGAACCCGCAGCAGTTTATGTGGCCTTGCTGAACCCCGACGTGCTCAAGGCCTGTGTTCCCGGCGCGCAAGAGCTGAGCGGCAACCCGCAGGACGGGTATGAGGCGACGGTGGTGCAAAAGGTGGGCCCGGTCAAAGCCACGTTCAAAGGGGCCGTGACCATGTCAGATATGGTCGAGAACCAGAGCCTGAACATCGCGGGCGAGGGCAAGGGCGGCGCCGCCGGCTTTGCCAAAGGGGGCGCTAGCGTATCCCTGACCCCGGTCGAGGGCGGAACCGAGCTGGCCTATGACGTTGAGGCCAAGGTGGGCGGCAAGCTGGCGCAATTGGGCAGCCGGTTGATCGACGGCTTTGCCAAGAAGATGGCGGATCAGTTCTTTGCCAACCTGCAAGAGCAGCTTGAAGGGCCTGCTGATGAGGCAGGCGAAGAGACCGGTGAAGAAAAGAAGTCCTGGCTGGGCAAGCTGAGGGGGCGCGATTAA
- a CDS encoding ABC transporter ATP-binding protein: MSNILSITDLRKSYAGGFEALKGVSLDIREGEILALLGPNGAGKTTLISTICGIITPTSGTVSVGGHDIQADYRAARQMIGLVPQEINLEPFETVWNTVRFTRGLFGKPRNDALLEQILRKLSLWDKRKNATKELSGGMKRRVLIAKALAHEPRVLFLDEPTAGVDVELRKDMWEIVAELKKGGVTIILTTHYIEEAEAIADRVGVINSGQILLVEDKDALMAQMGKKQLEVELTEAISDIPASLADHDLTLIRDGQALLYTYDTRAERTGITALLNDVAQAGLVLNDVQTRQSSLEDIFVDLVSGERA; the protein is encoded by the coding sequence ATGTCAAACATCCTGTCCATCACAGACCTGCGCAAATCCTATGCCGGTGGGTTCGAGGCGCTCAAAGGTGTCTCGCTTGATATTCGCGAGGGCGAAATCCTCGCGCTGCTGGGGCCAAATGGCGCTGGCAAGACCACTTTGATTTCGACCATTTGCGGCATCATCACCCCCACTTCGGGGACGGTGAGCGTGGGTGGCCATGACATCCAAGCCGACTATCGCGCAGCGCGACAGATGATCGGTTTGGTGCCGCAAGAGATCAACCTTGAGCCGTTTGAAACGGTTTGGAACACGGTGCGATTTACTCGGGGCCTGTTTGGCAAGCCGCGCAATGATGCATTGCTGGAACAGATCCTGCGCAAGCTGTCGCTTTGGGACAAACGCAAGAATGCGACCAAGGAACTGTCGGGCGGAATGAAACGTCGGGTGCTGATCGCCAAGGCACTGGCACATGAGCCGCGCGTCCTGTTTCTGGACGAACCCACCGCCGGTGTCGATGTCGAGCTGCGCAAGGACATGTGGGAAATCGTGGCCGAACTGAAAAAGGGCGGCGTGACGATCATCCTGACCACCCACTACATCGAAGAGGCAGAAGCCATCGCCGACCGCGTTGGCGTGATCAACAGCGGTCAGATCCTGCTGGTCGAGGACAAAGATGCGCTGATGGCCCAAATGGGCAAAAAACAGCTTGAGGTCGAATTGACCGAGGCGATCTCGGACATTCCTGCTTCGCTGGCTGATCATGATCTGACCCTGATCCGGGACGGGCAGGCGCTTTTGTACACCTATGACACGCGGGCTGAACGGACCGGGATCACGGCGCTCCTTAACGATGTGGCGCAAGCCGGGTTGGTGTTGAACGACGTACAGACCCGCCAAAGCAGCCTTGAAGACATCTTTGTCGATCTGGTTTCAGGAGAACGGGCATGA
- a CDS encoding ABC transporter permease, with product MNWTAIASIYRFEMARFFRTLAQSFISPVISTSLYFVVFGAAIGSRIQEVEGVSYGAFIVPGLIMLSVITQSISNASFGIYFPKFIGTVYELLSAPVNFLEIVCGYVGAAATKALFIGVVILATSMLFVDVSIQHPFAMLAFLVLTCLSFALLGFIIGIWAGSFEQLQLVPLLIVTPLIFLGGSFYSISMLPPIWQTVTLFNPVVYLISGFRWSFFGIADVPIGLSLLAILGFTMLCLGIIWLIFRTGWRIRS from the coding sequence ATGAATTGGACCGCAATCGCATCCATCTATCGGTTCGAAATGGCGCGGTTCTTCCGCACCTTGGCACAGAGCTTTATCTCGCCCGTGATTTCCACATCGCTCTATTTCGTGGTGTTTGGGGCTGCCATTGGCAGCCGCATCCAAGAGGTCGAGGGCGTATCTTATGGTGCGTTCATCGTGCCGGGTCTGATCATGCTGTCTGTGATCACGCAATCCATTTCGAACGCCTCATTCGGCATCTATTTCCCGAAATTCATCGGCACGGTGTATGAGCTGCTCTCGGCTCCAGTGAATTTCCTTGAAATCGTCTGCGGCTATGTCGGGGCGGCGGCAACCAAGGCGCTGTTTATTGGTGTGGTGATTCTGGCGACGTCGATGCTGTTTGTGGATGTAAGCATTCAGCATCCCTTTGCGATGCTGGCGTTTCTGGTCCTGACCTGCCTGAGCTTTGCCTTGTTGGGCTTCATCATCGGCATCTGGGCCGGGAGCTTTGAACAGTTGCAATTGGTGCCCCTTCTGATCGTAACACCGCTGATCTTTCTGGGCGGATCGTTCTATTCCATCTCGATGTTGCCGCCCATCTGGCAGACCGTCACGCTGTTCAATCCGGTGGTCTATCTGATCTCGGGTTTCCGCTGGTCGTTCTTCGGCATTGCGGATGTACCGATCGGGCTGAGCCTGCTGGCTATCCTTGGGTTCACGATGTTGTGCCTTGGGATCATCTGGCTGATTTTCCGAACAGGTTGGCGCATCCGCAGCTGA